Proteins from a genomic interval of Leifsonia shinshuensis:
- a CDS encoding class I SAM-dependent methyltransferase, giving the protein MTTPSPSKETQRQLRSWRKQAAKYDRKVGRAEQTMLAGSREWIVARASGRVLEVAVGTGRDLPYYPAGIDLTGIDLSPEVLAIARARAAEQGIAADLREGDAEALAFADASFDTVVCALALCSIPRPAVAIAEMARVVAPGGSVVLVDHTRSDRALVYAGQWVIERFTIPLQGEHLTRRHRAEVEAAGLQVVEHERLRSGAVERIRATRP; this is encoded by the coding sequence ATGACCACCCCCTCCCCCTCCAAGGAGACGCAGCGCCAGCTCCGCTCCTGGCGCAAGCAGGCCGCGAAGTACGACCGAAAGGTCGGCCGGGCAGAGCAGACGATGCTCGCGGGCAGCCGCGAGTGGATCGTCGCCCGGGCGAGCGGACGGGTGCTGGAGGTCGCGGTCGGGACCGGGCGCGACCTCCCCTACTATCCCGCGGGGATCGACCTGACCGGGATCGACCTGAGCCCCGAGGTGCTGGCGATCGCCCGCGCGCGGGCGGCCGAGCAGGGGATCGCCGCCGACCTGCGAGAGGGCGACGCCGAGGCGCTGGCGTTCGCCGACGCGTCCTTCGACACGGTGGTGTGCGCGCTCGCGCTGTGCTCGATCCCGCGTCCCGCTGTCGCGATCGCCGAGATGGCGCGCGTGGTCGCGCCAGGCGGTTCCGTCGTGCTGGTCGACCACACGCGCAGCGACCGGGCGCTCGTGTACGCCGGGCAGTGGGTGATCGAGCGGTTCACCATCCCGCTCCAGGGCGAGCACCTGACCCGGCGGCACCGCGCCGAGGTGGAAGCCGCCGGGCTGCAGGTCGTGGAGCACGAGCGCCTCCGCTCCGGGGCCGTCGAGCGGATCCGCGCCACCCGCCCCTGA
- a CDS encoding AAA family ATPase, protein MNAEPAGPSDQVVILVVGRPASGKSTISARISEESGCSVIAKDALKEILFDTLGHDDQAWSETLGKASFALLDYVIQAQLRAGASFIVDAAYNAAFENAKFQAWQEEYGFTAIQVHCTASDDELVRRFTKRQQDGHRHPGHADDKRLEGFRASLTDGRAEVLDLRGPVIKCDTEAVGAVDEALAQLGRRLEVLRA, encoded by the coding sequence ATGAACGCCGAGCCCGCTGGACCGTCCGATCAGGTTGTGATCCTTGTCGTAGGACGACCGGCTTCTGGGAAGAGCACCATCAGCGCGCGCATCTCCGAGGAATCGGGCTGCTCTGTCATCGCGAAGGACGCGCTCAAGGAGATCCTGTTCGACACGCTCGGGCATGATGACCAGGCGTGGTCGGAGACGCTCGGCAAGGCGAGCTTCGCGTTGCTGGACTATGTCATTCAGGCGCAGCTTCGCGCCGGCGCGTCATTCATCGTCGACGCTGCATACAACGCGGCGTTCGAGAACGCGAAGTTTCAGGCCTGGCAGGAGGAGTACGGATTCACAGCGATCCAGGTGCACTGCACTGCCTCGGATGACGAGCTCGTCCGGAGATTCACGAAGCGCCAGCAGGACGGTCACCGACATCCCGGACACGCCGACGACAAGCGACTCGAAGGCTTCCGGGCAAGCCTGACAGATGGACGCGCCGAGGTGCTCGACCTGAGGGGGCCCGTGATCAAGTGCGACACAGAAGCCGTCGGTGCAGTGGACGAGGCCTTAGCTCAGCTAGGGCGACGGCTTGAAGTTCTGCGCGCGTGA
- a CDS encoding GNAT family N-acetyltransferase, with protein MIAELPLPTVLSGARSIELRRATRDDLHQLIALLGDDPISAGRGDIAEESDRPAYEAALDAIQSDAGNDVIAATDQSGRILGTLQLTRIPGMARRGSTRLLVEAVRVSSSARSSGIGTALMRWVLLEAAPSIGADLVQLTSDAQRADAHRFYERLGFVGSHIGFKYLLRH; from the coding sequence GTGATCGCTGAACTCCCACTGCCTACTGTCCTCTCTGGAGCCCGGTCGATCGAGTTGCGCAGGGCGACACGCGACGATCTCCACCAGCTCATCGCACTTCTCGGGGACGACCCGATCAGCGCAGGCCGCGGCGACATCGCCGAAGAGAGCGATCGCCCGGCCTACGAGGCGGCGTTGGACGCGATCCAAAGCGACGCGGGGAACGACGTCATCGCCGCAACGGATCAGTCCGGGCGCATCCTCGGCACTCTTCAGCTGACTCGAATCCCTGGCATGGCTCGACGAGGGTCCACCCGGCTTCTTGTGGAGGCCGTCCGAGTCTCCAGCTCCGCCCGGTCAAGCGGGATCGGGACAGCGCTCATGCGCTGGGTACTGCTCGAGGCGGCGCCAAGCATCGGTGCGGACCTGGTTCAACTCACGTCCGACGCCCAGCGAGCCGATGCCCACCGCTTCTACGAACGACTCGGCTTCGTCGGCTCCCACATCGGATTCAAGTACTTACTGCGCCACTGA
- a CDS encoding molybdopterin-dependent oxidoreductase produces the protein MSIRRGHLAAWGWAALAGAVSGGLFIAVAEIVALLAAREADPLIAVGSFVIDIVPRWAKELAIELFGSNDKLFLLSSLGVAVFVAAAVAGLLELWRRWVGFALFLVAGVLAVAATVTRADASPLAFLPSALGALAGAATLRFLVEALRRWRNALDGERPIAAAVDRRRFLLLTGAGAALAVLAGVGSRLGSAATSSIAAVRSALRLPAPASRVLVPAGAELHLPDLSPLFTPNADFYRVDTALTVPSVDPSGWRLTVDGMVESRVELTFHDLLAMGLREYAITLTCVSNQVGGNLVGNARWLGVPVREVLARARPRHGADMVLSRSVDGFTASTPLTALTDPGRDAILAVGMNGEPLPLEHGFPVRMVVPGLYGYVSATKWLTELKVTTFAADQAYWTPRGYSPQAPIKLSSRIDTPRIDRPLSAGPTKIAGVAWAQTVGIQKVEVQIDGGAWQEATLAAAVNADTWVQWSLDWNATTGSHTLAVRATDRAGRLQEERRTPIAPNGSTGWQSTLVRVG, from the coding sequence ATGAGCATCCGCCGAGGACACCTCGCCGCCTGGGGATGGGCCGCGCTCGCCGGCGCTGTGAGCGGCGGCCTCTTCATCGCCGTCGCCGAGATCGTCGCGCTCCTCGCGGCCCGGGAGGCCGACCCGCTCATCGCGGTCGGATCGTTCGTGATCGACATCGTGCCGCGCTGGGCGAAGGAGCTCGCCATCGAGCTGTTCGGATCCAACGACAAGCTGTTCCTGCTGTCGTCGCTCGGGGTCGCGGTGTTCGTGGCGGCGGCCGTCGCCGGGCTCCTGGAGCTCTGGCGCCGGTGGGTCGGCTTCGCACTGTTCCTCGTCGCCGGGGTCCTGGCGGTCGCGGCCACCGTGACCCGCGCCGACGCGAGCCCGCTCGCGTTCCTGCCGTCCGCGCTCGGCGCGCTCGCGGGGGCCGCGACGCTCCGGTTCCTCGTGGAAGCGCTGCGGCGCTGGCGGAACGCGCTCGACGGCGAGCGCCCGATCGCCGCCGCCGTCGACCGGCGCCGCTTCCTGCTGCTCACCGGCGCGGGCGCGGCACTCGCTGTGCTGGCCGGCGTCGGCTCCCGCCTCGGATCGGCCGCGACCTCCTCGATCGCGGCCGTCCGCTCCGCGCTGCGCTTGCCTGCTCCGGCCTCCCGGGTCCTCGTCCCCGCCGGCGCGGAGCTGCACCTCCCGGATCTGTCTCCGCTCTTCACCCCGAACGCCGACTTCTACCGGGTGGACACCGCGCTGACCGTCCCGTCGGTCGACCCGTCCGGCTGGCGGCTCACCGTGGACGGGATGGTGGAGAGCCGCGTCGAACTGACGTTCCACGACCTGCTCGCGATGGGCCTCCGCGAGTACGCGATCACGCTCACCTGCGTCTCCAACCAGGTCGGCGGGAACCTCGTCGGCAACGCCCGCTGGCTGGGCGTGCCGGTGCGGGAGGTGCTCGCCCGCGCCCGCCCCCGGCACGGGGCCGACATGGTCCTGTCGCGCAGCGTCGACGGCTTCACCGCCAGCACACCGCTCACCGCGCTCACCGACCCGGGCCGCGACGCGATCCTCGCGGTCGGGATGAACGGCGAGCCACTCCCGCTGGAGCACGGCTTCCCGGTGCGGATGGTCGTCCCCGGCCTCTACGGCTACGTCTCGGCGACCAAGTGGCTCACCGAGCTGAAGGTCACGACGTTCGCCGCCGACCAGGCCTACTGGACGCCCCGCGGCTACAGCCCGCAGGCCCCGATCAAGCTCTCCAGCCGCATCGACACGCCGCGGATCGACCGCCCGCTCTCCGCCGGCCCGACGAAGATCGCGGGCGTCGCCTGGGCGCAGACGGTCGGCATCCAGAAGGTCGAGGTGCAGATCGACGGCGGCGCTTGGCAGGAGGCGACCCTCGCAGCCGCGGTCAACGCGGACACCTGGGTGCAGTGGTCCCTCGACTGGAACGCCACGACCGGCTCGCACACCCTGGCGGTCCGGGCTACCGACCGGGCCGGGCGGCTGCAGGAGGAGCGGCGTACGCCGATCGCGCCGAACGGGTCGACGGGGTGGCAGTCGACTCTCGTGCGCGTGGGGTGA
- a CDS encoding fasciclin domain-containing protein, whose amino-acid sequence MRTTTRLAAAGILAAAALALTACSSGAGSASTDTSSAMTSSSPSASATMDPAADLVGPGCAAYAKQVPSGAGSVQGMAQDPVATAASNNPLLTTLVAAVSGKLNAKVNLVDTLNSGQFTVFAPVDDAFKKIDPATIDTLKTDAGAPTLTSILTYHVIPGQLAPKDIVGTHKTVQGGTVTVTGSGDNLKVNDANVICGGVHTANATVYLIDSVLMPPAK is encoded by the coding sequence ATGCGCACCACCACCCGCCTCGCCGCAGCCGGCATCCTCGCCGCCGCGGCGCTCGCGCTCACCGCCTGCTCGTCCGGGGCCGGCTCCGCGTCCACCGACACCAGCTCGGCCATGACGTCGTCGTCCCCGTCGGCGTCCGCGACGATGGACCCGGCCGCCGACCTCGTCGGCCCGGGCTGCGCCGCCTACGCCAAGCAGGTGCCCTCCGGCGCCGGCTCGGTCCAGGGGATGGCCCAGGACCCGGTCGCGACGGCCGCGAGCAACAACCCCCTGCTGACCACGCTCGTCGCCGCGGTCTCGGGCAAGCTGAACGCCAAGGTGAACCTGGTCGACACGCTCAACAGCGGCCAGTTCACCGTGTTCGCCCCGGTGGACGACGCGTTCAAGAAGATCGACCCGGCCACGATCGACACGCTGAAGACCGACGCCGGAGCGCCGACGCTGACCAGCATCCTGACCTACCACGTCATCCCGGGTCAGCTGGCGCCGAAGGACATCGTCGGGACGCACAAGACCGTCCAGGGCGGCACCGTCACGGTCACCGGCTCCGGTGACAACCTCAAGGTGAACGACGCGAACGTGATCTGCGGCGGCGTGCACACCGCCAACGCCACCGTCTACCTGATCGACTCGGTGCTGATGCCTCCGGCCAAGTGA
- a CDS encoding helix-turn-helix transcriptional regulator, with the protein MSNSDDVREFLTSRRARITPEQAGLPAYGGNRRVAGLRREEVAMLAGVSVDYYTRLERGNLSGASDSVLEALARALQLDDAETAHLYDLARAADVAPRVRRRRSPQTVRPSLQRVIDAIVGAPAWVRNDRGDVLAANELGRALYLDLMAEEVKPPNASRFTFLNPKSRQFYANWEQAADDMVAILRSAAGRNPYDRDLTDLIGELSTRSEEFRTRWARHDVKYHRTGRKRVHHPIVGDLDLAFEALELPGEPGLRVNVYTADPGTPSEDALKLLASWAATQREAEYGRRS; encoded by the coding sequence GGAGCAGGCCGGGCTGCCCGCGTACGGCGGCAACCGCCGGGTGGCGGGCCTCCGCCGCGAGGAGGTCGCGATGCTCGCCGGGGTGAGCGTCGACTACTACACCCGGCTGGAGCGCGGGAATCTCTCCGGCGCCTCCGACAGCGTCCTGGAGGCGCTCGCGCGGGCCCTCCAGCTGGACGACGCGGAGACCGCGCACCTCTACGACCTGGCCAGGGCCGCCGATGTCGCGCCGCGCGTCCGCCGCCGGCGCAGCCCGCAGACGGTCCGCCCCAGCCTGCAGCGCGTCATCGACGCCATCGTGGGGGCGCCCGCCTGGGTGCGCAACGACCGCGGCGACGTGCTCGCCGCCAACGAGCTCGGCCGGGCGCTCTACCTCGACCTGATGGCGGAGGAGGTGAAGCCGCCGAACGCGTCCCGGTTCACCTTCCTCAACCCGAAGTCGCGGCAGTTCTACGCGAACTGGGAGCAGGCCGCCGACGACATGGTCGCGATCCTCCGCTCGGCCGCCGGCCGCAACCCGTACGACAGGGACCTCACCGACCTCATCGGGGAGCTCTCCACCCGCAGCGAGGAGTTCCGCACCCGCTGGGCACGGCACGACGTCAAGTACCACCGCACCGGCCGCAAGCGCGTCCACCATCCGATCGTCGGCGACCTCGACCTCGCGTTCGAGGCGCTGGAGCTGCCGGGCGAGCCCGGGCTCCGCGTCAACGTGTACACGGCCGACCCCGGCACACCGTCGGAGGACGCGCTGAAGCTGCTGGCGAGCTGGGCGGCGACGCAGCGCGAGGCCGAGTACGGGAGGCGATCCTGA